DNA sequence from the Nocardioides plantarum genome:
TGACGAGGAGGGGGACCGCAGGCTCGCGAGCGCCTCGTTCTCGACGCGCAGCCGCACCACCAGCAGGCCCGCGTTGACGACGGTGAAGAGGAGCGCGGTGATCCAGGCGCCGCCGATCAGCGGCAGCACGACGCCCTCGACGACGACGGCGACGTAGTTGGGGTGGGACAGGAAGCGGTAGGGACCGCCGGTGACCGGGGCCAGCCCGGGTACGACGATGACGCGCGTGTTCCAGCGCGGCCCGAGCGTCGTGATGCACCACCAGCGCAGCGCCTGGCTGGCGACGGCCAGCACGAGCATGACCACGACGAGCACCACCGGCGGCTCGGGGCGGCGTACCCACACCTCGACGAGCGCACCGACGAGGAAGCCGGTGTGCAGCACGACCATGAACGGGAAGTGCCCGCGACCGGTCTCGACACCACCGCGCGCGAACGACCACGCGGCGTTGCGCTTGGACACCACGAGCTCGGCGACCCGCTCGAGACCGACGAGGCCGATGACGACGGTGAACAGCACCTCGAGGCTCATGTTTCTAGGCTCTCAGCAGGACGAGCTCGGAGCAGAACCCCGGGCCCATGGCGAGCAGCAGGCCGTAGGAGCCAGGCTCGGGCGGGTGGTCGCGCAGGGTGTCGGCGAAGACGTGGAGGACCGAGGCCGACGACAGGTTGCCGATCGCGGCCAGCGAGTCCCAGGTGACCTGCAGCGCCTCGCGGCCGACCTCGAGCGCGTCGGCCATCGCCTCGAGCACCTTGGGTCCGCCGGGATGGGCGACGTAGAACCCGATGTCGGCGCGGGTGAGCCCGTGGTGGGCGAGGAAGCCGTCGACGTCCTCGCGCAGGTAGTGGCCCACCAGCTCGGGCACCTTGCTGTCGAGCACGATCTTGAGGCCGCCGGCGCCGACGTCCCAGCCCATGGTGCGCTCGGAGTCGGGGTAGAGGCGGCTGCGGCTGTCGAGCACCTCGGGCTGCACGGCGCCCACCTCGGCGGGGCCGAGGAGCTCGGCGGCCCGGTTGGCCCCGGCCGCGACGACCGCGGCGGCGCCGTCGCCGAAGAGACCGCTGGCGACCAGGTTGGCGACCGACACGTCGTCGCGCTGCAGCGTGAGCGAGCAGAGCTCGACCGACATCAGCACCGCGATCTCGTCGGGGTGGCCGACCAGGTAGTCGTGCAGCCGCGCGACGCCGGCGGCGCCGGCGACACAGCCGAGCCCGACGAGCGGGACCCGCTTGACGTCGGGCCGAAGCCCGATGACGCCGGCCACCCGGGCCTCCAGCGACGGCACCGCGAGACCGGTGACGGTGGCACTGATGATCAGGTCGACGTCGGACGGCGCGAGGTCGACGGCCTTGAGGGCGTCGACGACCGCCCGGGCGCCCAGGGCGACCCCGGCCTCGATGAACGCGTCGTTGGACTGGCCGAAGTCGGCGAGCTCGGCGTACTGCTCCAGCGGGAGCGCCGTGTGACGCGTGTCGACGCACGCGTTGGCGTGGAAGCGCTCGACGACGCGACGGTCGAGCTGGGCGGTCACCATGCGGTCGACGAACGACTCGGTGATCTCGGCCTGGCGGTAGCGGTGCTCCGGCAGCACCCCGCGCACGCTGAGGACTCTCATGGCTTCTCCTTGGTGGACGACGGGGACAGGTACGACGCGACGAGGGCACGCGCCAGGGCCGGGGTGACCCGGCCGCGGGCCAGGCCGAGCTCGACGAGGTCGTCGAAGACCCGCTGGTCACGGGCCGAGGCGCGCAGGCCCGCGTCGAGCACCCGGCCGGAGCGGCACAGCCGGGACGCGAGCGCGGTGTGACGCAGGTGCCGGGCGAGCAGCGGGCGGGTGGCGCGGGCGTAGCGGCCCCCGGCGCTGTCGGGGTCGCCGACGGCGATCGCCTCGGCGGCGGCGCGTCCGGCGGCCAGGCCGGTGGCGACGGCGTAGAAGATGCCCTCGCCGGTCATCGGGTTGACCAGCCCCGCGGCGTCGCCGACGAGCAGCACCCGGCCGTCGGCGGGGTGCCAGCGCGAGGTCGACAGCGGCAGGTGGTGCCCGACCCAGTCGGTACCGGCGGCGGTGCTGCCGGGCAGCAGCTCCTCGAGCCGCTCGATGAGCCGTGCCTTGGTGGGGGCCGCGCGTCCGTCGCGGAGCAGCTCGCCGTAGCCGACGTTGGCCAGGCCGTCCCCGCGGTCGAACGACCAGGCGTAGGTCGGCTGCACGTCGCCGTGCGCACCGAACGCGATCCGCTGGGTGCCGCGCTGGTCGGCCGGGGTGGGTGCGTAGCCGCGGATCGCCAGCGCCACCGGGCCCCGCGGACGACCCAGGGCCGTGCGTACGACGGAGTGGGCGCCGTCGGCACCGACCACGACGGCCGCGTCATCGAGCTCGGCGAGGCTGCGGACACGACGGCGGACCAGGGTGGCGCCGGCGGCCTGGGCGGCCTCGACGAGGCGGCCGTCGAGGATCGCCCGCGGCACGACGTACGCCGGGCGCGCCATGGTGCGCTCGACGCCGCGGCCGCCGCGGGTCAGGGACAGGGTGGTGACGGGCTCGCGGTCGTCGAGCAGCCCGGTGACCCCGACCTCCGCGAGCAGGTCGAGCACGTGGGGCGCCACCCCGTCGCCGCATGCCTTGTCGCGGGGGAAGTCGGCCCGGTCGAGCAGGGTCACCTCGAGCGACGGGTCGGCGTGGCGGGCGCCGATCGCGGCGGACGCGCCGGCCGGGCCGGCGCCGACGATGGTGAGGCCGCTCATCCGGGGCTCCTCATCGCGCGCCCGCGACCAGCAGGACGACGTCGATCAGGGCGACCGCGATCGCCGCGCGGAAGGGCCACCGGCCCCGGCCGGTCGCGGCCACCACGGCCAGCACGACGACGACCAGGAGCGCCGCCCAGGTGAGAGCGCCGGGAGACCCCGGGCCGAGGGCGGCCAGCACCGACGCCGTCAGCAGCACCGCGGCCGCGACGACGCGCGAGACCCCCTCGCCGAGGCGGTGCGGCAGGCCGCGCACGCCGGTACGGGCGTCGTCGGCGAGGTCGGGCAGCGTGTTGAGCAGGTGGGCGCCGACCCCGAGCGTCGCCCCGGCCCCCATCAGCCACCAGTCGGGCCAGGCGTGGTCCGGGCCGGCGAGCGAGACGACGGCCGGCAGGGAGCCGAACGCGACGGCGTACGGCAGCCACGACAGGACGGTGGCCTTGAGCCCGAGGTTGTAGGCGTGGCCCATGCCCACGAGCAGCACGACGTGGACCAGCCCGCTGCGCCAGCCGGCCGCGGCGGAGAGCACCAGGCACGCCACGGCGGCGGCCACCAGGCAGTGCTGCACCAGCCGCCGTGACAGGGCGCCGGTGGCGATCGGCTTGTCGGCGCGTCCGACGGCGGCGTCGCGGCCGGCGTCGAGGAGGTCGTTGCCCCACCCGATCGTCAGCTGGCCGGCCAGCACGGCCGCGGTGACGACGACCGCCGACGCGGTGCCGACGTCGAGGGCCACCGCGAGCAGGGCCGCGAGCGTGGTGACCGCGACGCACGGTCCGCCGTGGGCGGCGGCCGCGAGCGCGCCGAAGGTCCCCGGGTGGACGGAGGTGGACGCGTGTCGGACGGCTATGGCCCGACCCTCGCACGTGCCGCCCGTCGGGTCCTCACCCCTAGTGTGGGAGGCCTATGACCACCGTCACCGCCCCTGACTCCGCCACCGACGCCGACGACGTCGTCGTCCTCCTCGACGACGCGGGCCAGCCGATCGGCACCGCCCCCCGCGCGACCGTCCACTCGACCGACACCCCGCTGCACCTGGCCTTCTCGTGCCACCTGCGCGACGCCTCGGGACGCACGCTGGTCACCCGGCGGGCGCTGTCGAAGCGCACCTGGCCCGGCGTCTGGACCAACTCGTTCTGCGGCCACCCGCGCCCGGGCGAGACCTTCGAGGACGCCGTACGACGTCATGCGCGGCACGAGCTGGGCCTCGAGGTCGAGGCGATCGAGCCGCTGCTGCCCGACTTCCGCTACCGCGCGGTCGACGCCGCCGGCATCGTCGAGAACGAGGTCTGCCCGGTCTTCACCGCCCGCCCCGTCGGCGAGGCCGTCCCCCACCCCGACGAGGTCGCCGAGCTGCGCTGGGTCGAGGTCGCCGACGTCCTCTCCGTCGTCGAGCGGGCGCCGTGGGCGCTGAGTCCGTGGATTGTCGAGCAGGAGGCCGCGCTGCGGCTGCTGCTCTGACCTACCGGGACCTCAGCGAGGCGGCGGCGGCAACGCGTCCGTCGCCTCGAGCTGGCCG
Encoded proteins:
- a CDS encoding isoprenylcysteine carboxyl methyltransferase family protein yields the protein MSLEVLFTVVIGLVGLERVAELVVSKRNAAWSFARGGVETGRGHFPFMVVLHTGFLVGALVEVWVRRPEPPVVLVVVMLVLAVASQALRWWCITTLGPRWNTRVIVVPGLAPVTGGPYRFLSHPNYVAVVVEGVVLPLIGGAWITALLFTVVNAGLLVVRLRVENEALASLRSPSSSPAVT
- the idi gene encoding isopentenyl-diphosphate Delta-isomerase encodes the protein MTTVTAPDSATDADDVVVLLDDAGQPIGTAPRATVHSTDTPLHLAFSCHLRDASGRTLVTRRALSKRTWPGVWTNSFCGHPRPGETFEDAVRRHARHELGLEVEAIEPLLPDFRYRAVDAAGIVENEVCPVFTARPVGEAVPHPDEVAELRWVEVADVLSVVERAPWALSPWIVEQEAALRLLL
- a CDS encoding UbiA family prenyltransferase, producing MAVRHASTSVHPGTFGALAAAAHGGPCVAVTTLAALLAVALDVGTASAVVVTAAVLAGQLTIGWGNDLLDAGRDAAVGRADKPIATGALSRRLVQHCLVAAAVACLVLSAAAGWRSGLVHVVLLVGMGHAYNLGLKATVLSWLPYAVAFGSLPAVVSLAGPDHAWPDWWLMGAGATLGVGAHLLNTLPDLADDARTGVRGLPHRLGEGVSRVVAAAVLLTASVLAALGPGSPGALTWAALLVVVVLAVVAATGRGRWPFRAAIAVALIDVVLLVAGAR
- a CDS encoding FAD-dependent monooxygenase; protein product: MSGLTIVGAGPAGASAAIGARHADPSLEVTLLDRADFPRDKACGDGVAPHVLDLLAEVGVTGLLDDREPVTTLSLTRGGRGVERTMARPAYVVPRAILDGRLVEAAQAAGATLVRRRVRSLAELDDAAVVVGADGAHSVVRTALGRPRGPVALAIRGYAPTPADQRGTQRIAFGAHGDVQPTYAWSFDRGDGLANVGYGELLRDGRAAPTKARLIERLEELLPGSTAAGTDWVGHHLPLSTSRWHPADGRVLLVGDAAGLVNPMTGEGIFYAVATGLAAGRAAAEAIAVGDPDSAGGRYARATRPLLARHLRHTALASRLCRSGRVLDAGLRASARDQRVFDDLVELGLARGRVTPALARALVASYLSPSSTKEKP
- a CDS encoding type III polyketide synthase, translating into MRVLSVRGVLPEHRYRQAEITESFVDRMVTAQLDRRVVERFHANACVDTRHTALPLEQYAELADFGQSNDAFIEAGVALGARAVVDALKAVDLAPSDVDLIISATVTGLAVPSLEARVAGVIGLRPDVKRVPLVGLGCVAGAAGVARLHDYLVGHPDEIAVLMSVELCSLTLQRDDVSVANLVASGLFGDGAAAVVAAGANRAAELLGPAEVGAVQPEVLDSRSRLYPDSERTMGWDVGAGGLKIVLDSKVPELVGHYLREDVDGFLAHHGLTRADIGFYVAHPGGPKVLEAMADALEVGREALQVTWDSLAAIGNLSSASVLHVFADTLRDHPPEPGSYGLLLAMGPGFCSELVLLRA